AGCCAACCTACCTCATTTAAATTTAAAAGAGAGTAACTCTTTTAGATGCAGTCCAACTAGTCCATTTGACACTGTTATTCTATACATGAGAAAGTGGTTATAATAAAGTCATAGACTATTACCAAAATGTAAAAAAAGCATAGACTAAAGCAGAGACAATTGAATTCTGTGTCACACCTAAGCAAGTAGGAACATGCAAGTCAAATCACTTCTGCTTCCAACTGTTTCGATATTCCATTACATGTCTAAGTTAAAGTTGTGGCTTGAAATAGCAATCCACTCCTTAAATAGCTTTGCTCGAAAAGTTtaattttgtgtctcatacaattTATACTAATTGTATAAATTTCTTTTTGTATCATAAATTTGTGGACCCCAATTTTATACTTCTCACAGAAATTTGGGTTCAcaaaactgtgagacaaaaaagTTGTCTCATACAACTAGTATCAGTTGTATAGTTTTCCTTGATTGGTTGGTGAATGGAAtttttttttcagaaaatattttctagtatatgattagagagtagaaaatattttttatggtaCTCTCCTCACCCCCTTCCCCTAAGTCCATATGTTTCCTTGCTCCCCCCCCCTTCCCCTTCAAATACCCAATGTTTGcaggactctattttcttcaaaaatttaattattcttctaaaaattcataCAAACCCAAAGGAATTAATGTGATGCTTTACTTTTTTTATGCAAAAATAACGCTGAAATTCGTGCTCTATagttaaaaagaaaatacttttttgttgttgaataAAAATTACTCTTTCtataacatgaaaataaagtactcattttattgaaataaaagaaaatactttttctacatcatgaaaagaaaataatttttttgttaaaatgaaagaaaatacttttttactttattattttgttgaaataaaagaaaatactttttctaaatcatgaaaagaatttcttttgttaaaatgaaaaaaatacttttttatatgaaaagaatatactcatatgttgaaatgaagaaaaaaaagccTATCTATAACATaaaaaaagaaagtactattactaatatttttatttagggtggggGTTGGGGGTGAGGGTGGGTGGGGGTTGTGGGGATGGGTTGGTGGGGTTGGTAGGGATGGGGAATAGGGTAGGGAAGGTTGACaaagaattttggaaaatattttctcttctctTGATAGAGAAAAcatttgggaggaaaatgagttcacgaggaaaatattttccaaaacatttaagccaaccaaacatgaaaatattgaaaaatattttcattcgtACCAAACACGCCCTAAATGAAAGAAATTAATTACTTCGCCTCTCCTTAAATTAGCACATGTGAGTTTGTTCCATAACAAGAGAGGATTACTATCAATTATTCAATTATATAAAAGGACAAATAACACAAAGCATCAACAAGTCGTTGTAGTATAGTGGTGAGTATTCCCGCCTGTCACGCGGGTGACCCGGGTtcgatccccggcaacggcgGTTTTTTTTGTTTTAGCAGTTCCCCTTcacctttatattttattttgtttggatTTCAAACTTGGTTTAAATATTATTACTCACACCAGTGTATAAAAACACTGATATGGAAGTCCCCTTTATACTCTTAAAATAACATAATCAAGAATTAAATTCAAACACCGCAATAGGTCTTTAGTGCAGATCCACATCTTTGGCCTTCTTCAGTGTAATAGAAAGCTAGAAATTCAACATGGTCAAAGGGCTTAAAAAGTAAAGGATGCTCTTTATCTGCAAGCTCTTCTGGTGCCTTTATCTTGTACCCTGCTTTTGGTATTGAAAACAAACCAACCGAGTACCTTGCTTCGTTTCCTGTCATCATCACCCTATGATATGGTGAATGAACTCGACCATTTGCCCATGCCTACGTACAAAGATAACTATAGGTAATTGTCCACAAAATTAGAATCAGTAACCTGAAAAATAAGGTAAGTTACCTGCTTTGattacaataataataacaacaatatacccagtataatctcacatagTGGGGTCCGAGGAAGGTAGTATGTAGACAAACTTTACCCCTACTTCGTGGAGATAGAGATTGTTTCAGATAGACCCTCGGTTCAGAAAAGCATAAGCACTACattaatgaaaagaaaaacaaaaatgaacaaCACCAAGGAGCTATGTAAAAACAACATAAATAACAAGAAGATAGTAAGATGACCAAAATACAAGAAACAACAAGCAGTCAttaggagtggcaaacgggcggggcGGATATGGTTCGATTCGAAAATGGGTAATGAAAAATAGATAAACTATCCAACTCgaccatatttaatacggataaaaaacgcgTTAACTGGTAGATAATATaagtaaccatattatccatgaattcttgcatatgatcacttttgggagaattcttagtctccctaacttgagaaacacccaatttgaggctttacaaatataaaagttagatccattagttatccattttctaaatggataatatggttcttatctatatttgacacgtttttaaaaagttcattatccaacccattttttagtggataatatgagtggttagttgttttcttttaaccatttgcCCCCTCTAGTAGTCATAGAAACGTAATACCAACAAAATATGAGAGTACTTAATAATACTACCGATATGAACAATTTAGAATACCTAACTTACTATCCTAATCCTCGACcttcacaccttcctatcaaggttACCTGCTTTGATTGTATAATTTTTTTTGGTCAGTGCGAGTGCATATAAgttaaatgaaagaaatgaacaTAGCTAAAAGAGCACGTTAATGTTAGAAGAGCTTACATATAAAGAGTCTCCAATCATGACTATGAAAGCATCTGGTGTAGGTTCAACATTGATCCACTGTCCATCTTTGGTCAAAACTTCAAGACCATTTACCTGATTTTGGTAAAGTATAGTAACAATATTCTTGTCCGTGTGAGCATTTAGTCCTAATTTAGTGTCATTGCTTTGAGGTCCTTTATATTTCATAACCCTAAGAAGGTAGTTGGTTGAATTCATATGCTCATCCATATACTTTTCTACCCCTAAGCTCTCCAAAATCATCTTCCTTACTGTCTGATCCAGTTCTGATAGTTGCTCTGAGTATGACTGAATAGTTTTGCTGCCAACGTACATAAACGTtagtaaaatatttatttaagaaaaagaagataatatTGGGTAATACTCTAGCATCTACGCACGACCGAGTATGAGTTCAAACTTTAAtacaataattattaaaattttactaaaattTCACGCATTCATTTAATCATTGTCTCAAATATATTGGGTCCAACTGA
Above is a window of Nicotiana tabacum cultivar K326 chromosome 8, ASM71507v2, whole genome shotgun sequence DNA encoding:
- the LOC107764865 gene encoding putative 2-oxoglutarate-dependent dioxygenase AOP1 isoform X1, with protein sequence MGSETIKLPNIDFSNEDLKPGSLVWNQVKNQVHKALVNYGCFEASFDKIPIHLRKSIFESLKELFDLPLQTKIRNISTKPFHGYVGQYPAVPLYESMGIDDANISDKAERFTRILWPEGNPNFCKTIQSYSEQLSELDQTVRKMILESLGVEKYMDEHMNSTNYLLRVMKYKGPQSNDTKLGLNAHTDKNIVTILYQNQVNGLEVLTKDGQWINVEPTPDAFIVMIGDSLYCLCFSEPRVYLKQSLSPRSRGKVCLHTTFLGPHYVRLYWAWANGRVHSPYHRVMMTGNEARYSVGLFSIPKAGYKIKAPEELADKEHPLLFKPFDHVEFLAFYYTEEGQRCGSALKTYCGV
- the LOC107764865 gene encoding putative 2-oxoglutarate-dependent dioxygenase AOP1 isoform X2, encoding MGSETIKLPNIDFSNEDLKPGSLVWNQVKNQVHKALVNYGCFEASFDKIPIHLRKSIFESLKELFDLPLQTKIRNISTKPFHGYVGQYPAVPLYESMGIDDANISDKAERFTRILWPEGNPNFCKTIQSYSEQLSELDQTVRKMILESLGVEKYMDEHMNSTNYLLRVMKYKGPQSNDTKLGLNAHTDKNIVTILYQNQVNGLEVLTKDGQWINVEPTPDAFIVMIGDSLYAWANGRVHSPYHRVMMTGNEARYSVGLFSIPKAGYKIKAPEELADKEHPLLFKPFDHVEFLAFYYTEEGQRCGSALKTYCGV
- the LOC107764865 gene encoding putative 2-oxoglutarate-dependent dioxygenase AOP1.2 isoform X3, which encodes MGSETIKLPNIDFSNEDLKPGSLVWNQVKNQVHKALVNYGCFEASFDKIPIHLRKSIFESLKELFDLPLQTKIRNISTKPFHGYVGQYPAVPLYESMGIDDANISDKAERFTRILWPEGNPNFCKTIQSYSEQLSELDQTVRKMILESLGVEKYMDEHMNSTNYLLRVMKYKGPQSNDTKLGLNAHTDKNIVTILYQNQVNGLEVLTKDGQWINVEPTPDAFIVMIGDSLYCLCFSEPRVYLKQSLSPRSRGKVCLHTTFLGPHYVRLYWVYCCYYYCNQSRHGQMVEFIHHIIG
- the LOC107764865 gene encoding putative 2-oxoglutarate-dependent dioxygenase AOP1.2 isoform X4; this encodes MGSETIKLPNIDFSNEDLKPGSLVWNQVKNQVHKALVNYGCFEASFDKIPIHLRKSIFESLKELFDLPLQTKIRNISTKPFHGYVGQYPAVPLYESMGIDDANISDKAERFTRILWPEGNPNFCKTIQSYSEQLSELDQTVRKMILESLGVEKYMDEHMNSTNYLLRVMKYKGPQSNDTKLGLNAHTDKNIVTILYQNQVNGLEVLTKDGQWINVEPTPDAFIVMIGDSLYCLCFSEPRVYLKQSLSPRSRGMGKWSSSFTIS